From the Archangium lipolyticum genome, the window TTGGGCATGTCCTCACGGCGCAAGCCCTGGGTGTCGTAGCGCAGTTGCAGACCCCGAATCTCCCAGCGTGACAGCTCCACGTCCGCTGGTAGCTCCGGGGCCTCTCGGGCCAGGCGTTTGAGTCGCTCTATCCTCACGGCCACGCTGAAGAGCACGC encodes:
- a CDS encoding IS4 family transposase, whose protein sequence is VLFSVAVRIERLKRLAREAPELPADVELSRWEIRGLQLRYDTQGLRREDMPNIAQAVLWIARLGGYSKSSGGPPGSITIGRGLKTLAIIADDLQRLQELGLKM